A portion of the Methanolinea sp. genome contains these proteins:
- the hxlB gene encoding 6-phospho-3-hexuloisomerase has product MTSNRVQEMMCLMAERIEAIANSLSDEEVEEFLNEILGARRIYVMGAGRSGLVAKAFAMRLMHLGLSSYVVGETITPAMRPGDLVVVFSGSGKTKTVADIAETAKEIGGRVALITSDRNSRIAKIADTLVIIEHHRDKVRDEGAEFEIRQVMGEHKSFAPLGTLFETAAMVFADAIISRLMEITKTDERELKDRHANIE; this is encoded by the coding sequence ATGACATCCAACAGGGTCCAGGAGATGATGTGCCTCATGGCAGAGCGCATTGAGGCCATCGCGAACTCGCTCTCGGACGAGGAGGTGGAGGAGTTCCTGAACGAGATCCTTGGTGCCCGGCGGATCTATGTCATGGGAGCCGGGAGGTCGGGACTCGTGGCCAAGGCGTTCGCCATGCGCCTGATGCACCTCGGCCTCTCGAGCTACGTGGTGGGAGAGACGATTACCCCGGCCATGCGCCCGGGAGACCTCGTTGTCGTCTTCTCGGGTTCGGGAAAGACAAAGACGGTCGCCGATATCGCGGAGACCGCAAAGGAGATCGGGGGGAGGGTGGCGCTCATCACGTCCGACAGGAACTCGCGGATCGCGAAGATCGCCGATACCCTCGTCATCATCGAGCACCACAGGGACAAGGTGAGAGACGAGGGCGCGGAGTTCGAGATCCGGCAGGTCATGGGCGAACACAAGTCATTCGCGCCCCTCGGCACGCTCTTTGAGACCGCGGCAATGGTCTTTGCGGATGCAATCATTTCCCGCCTCATGGAAATTACCAAGACGGACGAGAGGGAACTCAAGGACAGGCACGCGAACATCGAGTGA
- the uvrB gene encoding excinuclease ABC subunit UvrB produces the protein MTAFSLRANFPPRGSQPEAIEKLVAGIEKGYRFQTLLGVTGSGKTFTMANVIARVQKPTLVIAHNKTLAAQLWNEFREFFPDNRVEYFVSYYDYYQPESYIPQKDQYIEKDAQVNPKIEMMRLSATASLLSRPDTIVVASVSCIYGLGRPDHFRNLGFELKVGDRVSRRELIERLVQAQYERNDLELQPGRFRVRGDTVDIVPGYYHDIIRIELFGDEVDRILEIERSSGTVKEALKYFHVYPARHYVLPGEVQKRAIESIRQELGERLPQLGMLEAHRLEQRTLYDIEMIEETGTCKGIENYSRHFDFRRPGERPYCLLDYFPHDFLMFIDESHQTIPQLHGMYHGDRSRKKALVDYGFRLPSAYDNRPLTFHEFEQFMRRVIFVSATPGDYELAHSQQVVEQIIRPTGLVDPEVVVRGTEGQIDDVIREIRETIARGDRVLLTTLTKRLAEELSDYLSEKGIRTRYLHSEIDTLERVEIIRELRLGKFDVLVGINLLREGLDIPEVGFIGILDADKEGFLRDTRSLIQIIGRAARNAHSRVVLYADTVTDSIRAAVAETERRRAIQMEYNARHGIVPQTIRKPVPKKEVDIRDTRHVPRAEIPNVIVELEAKMVQAAERLDFEEAIRFRDMIRELKAKAGG, from the coding sequence GTGACAGCGTTCTCGCTCAGGGCGAATTTCCCCCCAAGGGGTTCCCAGCCGGAAGCGATCGAGAAGCTCGTCGCGGGTATCGAGAAGGGCTACCGTTTCCAGACGCTCCTCGGCGTCACGGGTTCGGGCAAGACGTTCACCATGGCAAACGTGATCGCGAGGGTCCAGAAGCCGACCCTCGTCATCGCCCACAACAAGACCCTCGCCGCGCAGCTGTGGAACGAGTTCCGGGAGTTCTTCCCCGACAACAGGGTCGAGTACTTCGTCTCTTACTACGATTACTACCAGCCGGAGTCCTACATACCCCAGAAAGACCAGTACATCGAGAAGGACGCCCAGGTCAACCCGAAGATCGAGATGATGCGCCTCTCGGCGACCGCGTCCCTCCTCTCCCGCCCTGACACGATCGTCGTTGCCTCTGTCTCGTGCATTTACGGCCTCGGGAGACCGGACCACTTCCGGAACCTCGGGTTCGAGCTGAAGGTCGGCGACAGGGTATCCCGAAGGGAACTCATCGAGAGGCTCGTGCAGGCACAGTACGAGCGCAACGACCTCGAGCTGCAGCCCGGCAGGTTCAGGGTGAGGGGAGACACGGTCGACATCGTCCCGGGGTACTACCACGATATCATCAGGATCGAGCTCTTCGGCGACGAGGTGGACAGGATCCTCGAGATAGAGCGGTCATCCGGGACCGTGAAGGAGGCACTCAAGTACTTCCACGTCTACCCCGCGCGCCACTATGTGCTGCCCGGCGAGGTCCAGAAGCGGGCAATCGAGTCCATCAGGCAGGAACTGGGCGAGAGGCTGCCGCAACTCGGGATGCTCGAGGCCCACCGCCTCGAGCAGAGGACACTCTACGACATCGAGATGATCGAGGAGACGGGGACCTGCAAGGGCATCGAGAATTACTCGCGGCACTTCGACTTCCGGCGGCCCGGGGAGAGGCCGTACTGCCTCCTCGACTACTTTCCCCACGACTTCCTGATGTTCATCGACGAGAGCCACCAGACCATTCCCCAGCTCCACGGCATGTACCACGGGGACCGGTCCCGGAAGAAGGCACTCGTCGATTACGGGTTCCGCCTCCCGAGTGCGTACGACAACCGGCCGCTCACGTTCCACGAGTTCGAGCAGTTCATGCGGAGGGTGATATTCGTCTCTGCCACGCCGGGGGACTACGAGCTTGCCCACTCCCAGCAGGTCGTGGAGCAGATCATCCGCCCCACGGGCCTCGTCGACCCCGAGGTCGTCGTCCGCGGCACCGAGGGGCAGATTGACGACGTCATCCGGGAGATAAGGGAGACGATCGCCCGCGGCGACCGCGTCCTCCTCACGACACTCACGAAGAGGCTCGCCGAGGAGCTCTCAGATTACCTGTCCGAGAAGGGGATACGGACGAGGTACCTCCACTCGGAGATCGACACCCTCGAGAGGGTGGAGATCATCAGGGAACTCCGGCTGGGGAAGTTCGACGTCCTCGTGGGGATCAACCTCCTCCGGGAGGGTCTCGACATCCCGGAGGTAGGGTTCATCGGGATACTGGACGCCGACAAGGAGGGGTTCCTACGGGACACGCGCAGCCTCATCCAGATCATCGGGAGGGCCGCCCGGAACGCCCACTCGCGCGTGGTTCTCTACGCGGATACCGTCACGGACTCGATCCGGGCAGCGGTCGCGGAGACCGAGAGGAGGAGGGCCATCCAGATGGAGTACAATGCCCGGCACGGGATCGTCCCCCAGACCATCAGGAAACCGGTCCCGAAAAAGGAAGTCGACATCAGGGATACCCGCCACGTCCCGAGGGCGGAGATCCCCAACGTCATTGTGGAACTCGAGGCAAAGATGGTCCAGGCCGCAGAGCGGCTCGACTTCGAGGAGGCGATCCGGTTCAGGGACATGATAAGGGAGCTGAAGGCGAAGGCGGGAGGGTGA
- a CDS encoding M42 family metallopeptidase, protein MVKDLLVRLSNAHGVSGSEESIASIVKKELEGFVDEITVDRMGNVVAVKRGGPFRVMLAAHADEIGLMVKSVDEKGFIRFVTLGGWYAPTLYNQRVILHGSKGPVTGVLGGKPPHKMDEEEKKKGVKVEDMFIDVGARSREEVAELGVTVGTPVTLDREVAFLANGRITGKAFDNRVGVALLVKAMQQVESPHTVYAVFTVQEEVGLKGARTSAYSINPDCAIATDVTIPGDHPGIELKDVPVEMGKGPIITIADANGRGLIASRAMVKWLADTASACEIPVQFEVGSGGTTDATAIHLERGGIPSTTLSIASRYIHSPVEVVDISDIENGVRLLVEALRTKPAL, encoded by the coding sequence GTGGTGAAGGATCTCCTCGTCAGGCTCTCGAACGCCCACGGCGTCTCCGGGAGCGAGGAAAGTATCGCGTCGATAGTGAAGAAAGAGCTGGAAGGTTTCGTGGACGAGATCACGGTGGACCGCATGGGCAACGTCGTCGCGGTCAAGAGGGGGGGACCGTTCCGCGTCATGCTCGCTGCCCACGCAGACGAGATAGGCCTGATGGTCAAGTCAGTCGACGAGAAAGGATTCATCAGGTTCGTCACCCTGGGGGGCTGGTATGCCCCGACCCTCTACAACCAGAGGGTGATCCTCCACGGGTCGAAAGGACCCGTGACGGGCGTGCTCGGGGGGAAACCCCCCCACAAAATGGACGAAGAGGAGAAGAAGAAAGGCGTCAAGGTCGAGGACATGTTCATCGACGTGGGTGCCCGTTCACGCGAGGAAGTGGCAGAGCTCGGTGTCACGGTCGGCACGCCGGTCACCCTCGACCGCGAGGTCGCATTCCTCGCCAACGGGCGGATCACGGGAAAGGCATTCGACAACAGGGTGGGAGTCGCCCTCCTCGTGAAGGCGATGCAACAGGTCGAGTCGCCCCACACTGTCTACGCCGTCTTCACGGTCCAGGAAGAGGTGGGCCTGAAGGGGGCACGGACCAGTGCCTACTCGATCAACCCCGACTGCGCCATTGCGACGGACGTCACCATACCGGGGGACCACCCCGGGATAGAACTGAAAGACGTCCCCGTGGAGATGGGAAAAGGCCCCATCATCACGATAGCAGACGCGAACGGCCGGGGCCTCATCGCGAGCCGCGCGATGGTCAAGTGGCTCGCGGACACGGCCTCTGCGTGCGAGATCCCTGTCCAGTTCGAGGTCGGGAGCGGGGGGACGACCGACGCGACCGCGATCCACCTCGAGAGGGGGGGTATCCCGAGCACGACGCTCTCGATCGCGAGCCGGTACATCCACTCTCCCGTCGAGGTCGTCGACATCTCCGACATCGAGAACGGGGTGCGGCTCCTCGTCGAGGCGCTCAGGACGAAACCAGCGCTCTGA
- a CDS encoding PKD domain-containing protein, whose product MTSGRGLQIVIAMLMLFLCVLPVAAALGITGINPPVGLNTEELFIANVSGTDFPGQAEVSVLLNRTGEADIAAKSVVVSTPSWIICIFDLREQKAGPWNVVVVNTTSGQTAVLEGGFQIENPAPTVTSITPDSGENAGWSEITEISGSNFLPNVAVNLTRGTTVIPGANVTRASPTKITCLFNLTSAETGLYNVTVTNEDGKSATLANGFRVRYPVPVVTSIQPASGKNNEVIGITNLSGSGFMQGVNVTLRRTGHADIPTINGAIVESPRKILCFFDLNGAHVGQWDVVVVNPDGQNGTLPAGFTIYYPDAPAVTGITPGTGPNTGLVYANVTGSGFQENATIVLTRGPVVVPGTVLSTAGTTLGVRFNLTGVPAGTYDLTVTNEDGQGSTKANAFTVTNPPPTVSAVDPESGLNDGHVTIDVYGTGFLPGAYVSLWRGAVSFGDNGTVFNSTHLRLTVSLIGKQAGLYNVTVTNTDGLSGTKADAFTILNPAPRVISVVPATGENTGPISDVLVTGEKFLPGANVTLRRTNETPVRADPATWVNSTAIRCTFDLTGMTAGIWTLEVENPDGRTSTEHVTFTVTNPPPNPQAIVPDSGLNNGSILITGLTGSGFLPGASVKLSRAGVGDIQSTWVDVNATTQTIMCVFNLNGARVGYWDVVVTNTDGQSGSLPNGFFVRYPAAPSVSAIEPAFAPNTGPVAITNLSGSGFQSNATVKLVRTGHTDIVATAVNVVDQGRITCTLNLSGANPGTWDVEVTNEDGQSGTLQNGFEVRYPAPAVTGIEPNKGNNNQVVAITNLSGSNFRSGATARLVRAGHSDIVAAGVNVVNSGKITCSFNLTGREVGNWDVVVTNTDGQSGTLANGFTIEYPAPVVSSVQPSKGANDGLVEITAITGNYFREGATVTLTRTGVAPIQATNVTVINATAINCTVNLLGKTVGLWNVIVTNPDGKSGQLTNGFQILPPPPVPDFTASPVYGTVPLTVQFTDLSTNNPTAWIWDFGDGTQSGVLDRNPVHTYNAMGTYNVTLTVFNQGAPEGRSTTKSGYITVVRTPVADFTATPTSGNAPLLVQFTDTSMGNPTGWTWNFGDGSISTQQNPYHLYTKPGTYNVTLAVRNSAGSNSVTKTGYITVRALPVADFSANRTSGAAPLVVKFTDQSTGGPTAWTWTFGDGSESTEQNPVHTYAAPGIYTVKLEVANDAGTSSKTRTGYITVGEGLLAAFTYTTSNPGNYAPLTVAFTDASTGSPSLWTWTFGDGRMTTERNPIHTYTAIGNYTVTLTVSDGFRSNSTSQTIEVKPRLVADFKAEPSRGSAPLRVQLTDQSIGSPNSWRWVIIRDAFNMTVFDPGNAVETYTFNEPGSYDVLLTVSDPYGNSDSILKHDVVHVIPFP is encoded by the coding sequence ATGACAAGTGGAAGAGGGCTGCAGATAGTCATAGCCATGCTCATGCTTTTCCTGTGCGTGCTCCCGGTCGCGGCGGCACTTGGCATCACAGGAATCAACCCGCCCGTGGGGCTGAACACGGAGGAACTGTTCATCGCCAATGTCTCGGGAACTGACTTTCCCGGGCAGGCCGAGGTCTCGGTACTCCTGAACAGGACGGGAGAAGCGGACATCGCGGCGAAGAGTGTCGTCGTGTCGACACCTTCCTGGATCATCTGCATTTTTGACCTCCGGGAACAGAAGGCAGGGCCGTGGAACGTGGTCGTGGTCAATACCACGAGCGGCCAGACGGCGGTGCTCGAGGGTGGTTTCCAGATCGAGAACCCCGCTCCCACGGTCACCTCCATCACGCCGGACTCGGGGGAGAATGCCGGGTGGTCCGAGATCACGGAGATCTCCGGGAGTAACTTCCTGCCCAACGTTGCCGTGAACCTGACGAGGGGCACGACGGTCATCCCGGGCGCCAACGTGACGCGGGCGAGCCCCACGAAGATCACCTGCCTCTTCAACCTCACGTCCGCGGAGACCGGGCTCTACAACGTCACGGTGACGAACGAGGACGGGAAGTCCGCGACGCTCGCAAACGGGTTCCGGGTCCGATACCCAGTCCCGGTTGTCACTTCCATTCAACCCGCATCGGGGAAGAACAACGAGGTGATCGGGATCACGAACCTCTCGGGCTCGGGGTTCATGCAGGGGGTAAACGTCACGCTGCGGAGGACGGGGCACGCGGATATCCCCACCATAAACGGTGCGATCGTCGAGTCTCCCCGCAAGATCCTCTGCTTCTTTGACCTCAACGGCGCGCACGTCGGGCAGTGGGACGTGGTCGTGGTGAACCCCGACGGGCAGAACGGGACGCTCCCGGCCGGCTTTACGATTTACTACCCCGATGCCCCCGCCGTCACGGGGATAACCCCGGGCACCGGCCCGAACACGGGGCTCGTCTACGCGAACGTGACGGGCAGCGGGTTCCAGGAGAACGCGACGATCGTGCTCACGAGGGGACCGGTCGTCGTCCCGGGAACCGTTCTCTCCACGGCCGGGACAACCCTCGGCGTGAGGTTCAACCTCACGGGAGTCCCCGCGGGGACCTACGATCTCACCGTGACGAACGAGGACGGCCAGGGGAGCACGAAGGCCAATGCATTCACCGTCACGAACCCGCCCCCCACGGTCTCTGCCGTCGATCCTGAATCCGGGCTCAACGACGGGCACGTGACGATCGACGTCTACGGGACGGGTTTCCTCCCCGGCGCGTACGTCTCGCTCTGGAGGGGCGCGGTCTCTTTCGGGGACAACGGCACTGTATTCAATAGCACGCACCTCCGGCTCACCGTCTCGCTGATAGGAAAGCAGGCGGGTCTCTACAACGTCACCGTGACGAACACCGACGGTCTCTCGGGGACGAAGGCGGACGCCTTCACGATCCTGAACCCTGCACCCCGCGTGATATCGGTTGTCCCGGCAACGGGAGAGAACACGGGACCGATCAGCGACGTCCTCGTCACGGGGGAGAAGTTCCTGCCGGGAGCGAATGTGACCCTGCGGCGCACGAACGAGACCCCTGTCCGGGCCGATCCCGCGACGTGGGTCAACTCGACTGCAATCCGGTGCACGTTCGACCTGACGGGGATGACCGCGGGAATCTGGACGCTCGAGGTGGAGAACCCTGACGGACGGACCAGCACGGAGCACGTGACCTTCACCGTCACGAACCCCCCGCCGAACCCGCAGGCGATAGTCCCCGACTCCGGGCTGAATAACGGGTCCATCCTCATCACGGGCCTCACGGGGAGCGGCTTCCTCCCGGGAGCGAGCGTGAAGCTGAGCCGGGCAGGGGTGGGTGATATCCAGTCCACGTGGGTCGATGTCAACGCAACCACGCAGACGATCATGTGCGTCTTCAACCTGAACGGAGCTCGCGTGGGGTACTGGGACGTGGTGGTGACGAACACCGACGGCCAGTCCGGATCGCTCCCGAACGGTTTCTTCGTCCGGTACCCGGCAGCCCCGTCCGTGTCCGCGATCGAGCCTGCATTCGCCCCGAACACCGGACCGGTCGCAATCACGAACCTCTCCGGTTCCGGGTTCCAGTCCAACGCGACCGTGAAACTCGTCCGGACAGGACACACTGACATCGTCGCGACGGCTGTGAACGTCGTGGACCAGGGGAGGATTACCTGCACGTTAAACCTTTCAGGGGCCAATCCCGGCACGTGGGACGTCGAGGTGACGAACGAGGATGGCCAGTCCGGGACACTCCAGAACGGGTTTGAGGTCCGGTATCCCGCACCGGCCGTGACGGGCATCGAGCCGAACAAGGGGAACAACAACCAGGTCGTCGCGATCACGAACCTCTCGGGGAGTAACTTCAGGAGCGGCGCGACCGCGAGGCTCGTCCGGGCCGGGCACTCCGACATCGTCGCTGCCGGAGTGAACGTGGTCAATTCCGGGAAGATCACGTGTTCGTTCAACCTGACCGGCAGGGAGGTCGGGAACTGGGACGTGGTCGTCACGAATACCGACGGCCAGTCCGGGACGCTCGCGAACGGGTTCACGATCGAGTATCCCGCACCTGTCGTTTCCTCTGTCCAGCCCTCCAAGGGTGCGAACGACGGCCTCGTGGAGATCACTGCCATCACGGGCAACTACTTCAGGGAGGGTGCGACCGTCACCCTGACGAGGACAGGAGTCGCGCCCATCCAGGCAACGAACGTCACCGTCATTAATGCGACGGCCATCAACTGCACGGTAAACCTCCTCGGGAAGACCGTCGGACTCTGGAACGTGATCGTGACGAATCCCGACGGGAAGTCCGGCCAGCTCACGAACGGGTTCCAGATCCTCCCGCCGCCGCCCGTGCCTGACTTCACCGCGAGCCCGGTCTACGGGACAGTCCCGTTGACCGTCCAGTTCACGGATCTCTCCACGAACAACCCGACCGCATGGATCTGGGACTTCGGCGACGGGACCCAGAGCGGAGTCCTCGACCGGAACCCCGTCCACACCTACAACGCCATGGGGACCTACAACGTCACGCTCACGGTCTTCAACCAGGGTGCACCGGAGGGACGGAGCACCACGAAGAGCGGCTACATCACCGTGGTGAGGACGCCGGTCGCCGACTTCACTGCCACCCCCACATCGGGCAACGCCCCCCTGCTCGTCCAGTTCACCGACACGTCGATGGGCAACCCGACGGGGTGGACGTGGAACTTCGGCGACGGGAGCATATCCACGCAGCAGAACCCGTACCACCTCTACACCAAGCCCGGCACGTACAACGTGACGCTGGCCGTGAGGAATTCGGCCGGGAGCAACTCCGTCACGAAGACCGGCTACATCACGGTGAGAGCACTGCCGGTCGCTGACTTCTCTGCCAACCGGACTTCCGGCGCAGCACCGCTGGTCGTGAAGTTCACCGACCAGTCGACAGGCGGCCCCACGGCGTGGACGTGGACATTCGGGGACGGGAGCGAATCCACGGAGCAGAACCCTGTCCACACCTACGCTGCGCCGGGCATCTACACGGTTAAGCTCGAGGTCGCAAATGACGCGGGAACGTCCTCGAAGACACGGACAGGGTACATCACCGTCGGCGAGGGGCTGCTCGCCGCGTTCACGTACACCACGAGCAACCCGGGGAACTACGCCCCGCTCACGGTCGCGTTCACCGATGCCTCGACCGGTTCGCCGTCCCTGTGGACGTGGACCTTCGGTGACGGGCGCATGACGACAGAGAGGAACCCCATCCACACCTACACGGCGATTGGGAACTACACGGTCACGCTCACGGTCTCGGACGGGTTCAGGAGCAATTCCACGTCCCAGACGATCGAGGTGAAACCGAGACTCGTCGCGGATTTCAAGGCGGAACCCTCAAGGGGATCCGCGCCCCTCCGCGTCCAGCTCACCGACCAGTCAATCGGGTCGCCCAACTCGTGGAGGTGGGTCATCATCCGTGACGCCTTCAACATGACGGTCTTCGATCCCGGGAATGCCGTTGAGACTTACACGTTCAACGAGCCCGGCTCGTACGACGTCCTGCTCACGGTCTCTGACCCTTACGGGAATTCGGACTCGATCCTCAAGCACGACGTCGTGCACGTCATCCCCTTCCCCTGA
- a CDS encoding pyridoxal phosphate-dependent aminotransferase, protein MEKARCTERCRKIEISGIRKLFESAGPDSINLGLGQPDFDTPAHIKEGAMAAIREGKTGYTPNMGIPELREALSRKFKEENGLSYSPDQIIVTAGASEALHITMHALVERGERVLYADPGFVSYAALAVIAGGRPEGVPLDAEMHIDVEKAKEMMDGARLFILNSPANPTGAVEPEENIRAIVEYGNDRGVTIVSDEVYEHFIYGPPHRSAALFGEDVITVNAASKTFAMTGWRLGYVAGPREYIEEALKVHQYCQACATSISQYAALAAYTGPKDCVATMRDEYRARRDYLYRELRDMGFSFPQPEGAFYMFVPFGEDLTAKILKSGVVVVPGSAFGSNAPGHARISYAASRSTLRAAVERMRAAIGG, encoded by the coding sequence ATGGAGAAGGCAAGGTGCACGGAAAGGTGCCGGAAGATAGAGATCTCGGGAATCAGGAAGCTCTTCGAATCCGCGGGGCCGGATTCCATCAACCTGGGCCTTGGACAGCCCGATTTCGATACGCCGGCGCACATCAAGGAGGGCGCGATGGCCGCGATCCGTGAGGGGAAGACCGGGTACACCCCGAACATGGGAATCCCGGAGCTCCGGGAGGCACTCTCGCGCAAGTTCAAGGAGGAGAACGGGCTCTCGTATTCCCCCGACCAGATCATCGTCACCGCGGGCGCGAGCGAGGCACTCCACATCACCATGCATGCCCTCGTCGAGCGGGGCGAGCGCGTGCTGTACGCGGACCCCGGGTTCGTCTCTTACGCAGCACTCGCGGTCATCGCGGGGGGGAGGCCCGAGGGTGTCCCGCTCGATGCAGAAATGCACATCGACGTGGAAAAAGCAAAAGAAATGATGGACGGTGCCCGGCTCTTCATCCTCAATTCCCCCGCGAATCCCACCGGTGCAGTGGAACCGGAAGAGAACATCAGGGCAATCGTCGAGTATGGCAATGACCGGGGTGTCACGATCGTGAGCGACGAGGTGTACGAGCATTTCATCTACGGGCCCCCGCACAGGAGCGCAGCACTCTTCGGGGAGGACGTGATCACCGTGAACGCGGCGAGCAAGACGTTTGCCATGACGGGCTGGAGACTCGGGTATGTCGCGGGGCCGCGTGAATACATCGAGGAGGCACTCAAGGTCCACCAGTACTGCCAGGCGTGCGCGACCTCGATATCCCAGTACGCGGCGCTCGCGGCGTACACGGGGCCCAAGGACTGCGTCGCGACGATGAGGGACGAGTACCGGGCGCGGCGGGATTACCTGTACCGGGAGTTGCGCGACATGGGCTTCTCGTTCCCGCAGCCCGAGGGAGCGTTCTACATGTTCGTCCCGTTCGGCGAGGATCTCACCGCGAAGATATTGAAATCGGGGGTCGTCGTCGTCCCGGGCAGCGCGTTCGGATCCAATGCCCCGGGGCACGCGAGGATTAGTTACGCAGCGAGCCGCAGCACGCTCCGTGCCGCGGTGGAGAGGATGAGGGCTGCCATCGGGGGGTGA